One genomic segment of Gossypium arboreum isolate Shixiya-1 chromosome 3, ASM2569848v2, whole genome shotgun sequence includes these proteins:
- the LOC108475999 gene encoding uncharacterized protein LOC108475999, with product MVKVRLNTADVAAEVKCLRRLIGMRCSNVYDLTPKTYIFKLMNSSGVTESGESEKVLLLMESGVRLHTTAYVRDKSNTPSGFTLKLRKHIRTRRLEDVRQLGYDRIILFQFGLGANAHYVILELYAQGNIILTDSDFTVLTLLRSHRDDDKGVAIMSRHRYPTEICRHFERTTILKLQTALTSSSDPDENQATKVIEAGNNSLDAPKGKEKDKKGSHKGGKTSVPNKSASDNTRSKQATLKNVLGEALGYGPALAEHIILDAGLVSNTKVNKDNKLDDDKIQALAQAVEKFEDWLQDVISGDKVPEGYILMQKKNPGKDGSDYEGTTGQMYDECCPILLNQFKSREYVNFETFDAALDEFYSKIESQRVEQQQKTKESTANQKLNKIRLDQENRVHILKKEVDNCVRMAELIEYNLEDVDAAILAVRVALAKGMSWEDLARMVKEEKKSGNPVAGLIDQLHLERNCMTLLLSNNLDEMDDDEKTLPADKVEVDLALSAHANARRWYEMKKKQASKQEKTITAHEKAFKAAERKTRLQLSQEKTVATISHMRKVHWFEKFNWFISSENYLVISGRDAQQNEMIVKRYMSKGDLYVHADLHGASSTIIKNHRLELPVPPLTLNQAGCFTVCHSQAWDSKIVTSAWWVYPHQVSKTAPTGEYLTVGSFMIRGKKNFLPPHPLIMGFGLLFRLDESSLGSHLNERRVRGEGEGINDIEESGPHIEISESESDKGGEATDVPAVAAENSTSLNDVGNPNVSNIVGGDVASVSPQLEDLLDRTLVLGSASLSGKTPVLDTSLNNWADEDSHEEKNATVRDKPHISKAERRKLKKGPGSTAANANIEKGNEKAKENGNAVNVPGDSVQNKKPGGGKISRGQRGKLKKIKEKYADQDEEERSIRMALLASSGKANKNEGSDDGKIKTAASDNQKPNASGPQDAPKICYKCKKVGHLARDCPEHPDDTLHLATGVADDRRAGLDASNELDRVAMEEDDVNEIGEEEKGRLNDVDYLTGNPLPNDILLYAVPVCGPYSAVQSYKYRVKIIPGNAKKGKAAKTAMNLFSHMPEASNREKELMKACTDPELVAAIIGNVKITAAGLTQLKQKQKKSKKSSKGENRS from the exons ATGGTGAAGGTGCGCCTTAACACCGCCGATGTTGCCGCCGAAGTCAAGTGCTTGCGAAGATTGATCGGCATGCGTTGTTCCAACGTCTACGATCTCACTCCCaag ACATATATATTCAAGCTAATGAATAGTAGCGGCGTTACGGAGTCGGGAGAGAGCGAGAAAGTACTGTTGTTAATGGAGAGCGGGGTCCGTTTACATACAACTGCTTACGTTCG GGATAAGAGCAATACACCTTCTGGCTTTACCCTCAAACTAAGAAAGCATATTCGAACTAGAAGGCTTGAAGATGTTCGTCAACTCGGTTATGAtagg ATAATTCTGTTCCAATTCGGGTTAGGCGCTAATGCTCATTATGTAATATTGGAATTGTACGCCCAAGGAAACATTATCCTCACTGATTCCGACTTCACTGTTTTGACACTTCTTCGTTCCCATAG GGATGATGATAAAGGGGTTGCGATCATGTCACGCCATCGTTACCCTACTGAGATCTGCCGGCATTTTGAGCGAACCACCATCTTGAAGCTGCAGACAGCCCTCACTTCTTCTAGTGATCCAGATGAGAATCAAGCTACTAAGGTTATTGAAGCTGGGAATAATTCACTTGACGCacctaaaggaaaagaaaaagacaaGAAGGGTAGTCACAAGGGTGGGAAAACTTCTGTGCCAAACAAAAGTGCCAGTGATAATACTCGTTCTAAACAGGCTACATTGAAGAACGTTCTTGGAGAGGCATTGGGTTATGGTCCTGCACTCGCTGAGCATATCATTTTAGATGCTGGTCTGGTTTCAAATACAAAAGTGAATAAAGATAACAAGCTTGATGATGATAAGATTCAAGCTTTGGCCCAAGCTGTTGAAAAATTTGAGGACTGGCTGCAAGATGTTATTTCGGGTGACAAGGTTCCTGAAGGATACATTTTAATGCAGAAAAAGAATCCAGGAAAGGATGGCTCCGACTATGAAGGCACTACTGGCCAG ATGTATGATGAATGTTGCCCTATTCTATTGAATCAGTTCAAATCAAGAGAGTATGTGAATTTTGAAACATTTGATGCAGCTTTGGATGAGTTCTACAGCAAAATTGAGAGCCAAAGGGTTGAGCAACAGCAAAAGACCAAGGAGAGCACTGCCAATCAGAAATTAAACAAGATTCGCTTGGATCAG GAAAATCGTGTTCATATACTGAAGAAAGAAGTTGATAATTGTGTCCGAATGGCAGAATTGATAGAGTACAACCTAGAAGATGTGGATGCTGCCATATTGGCTGTTCGTGTAGCTCTTGCAAAGGGTATGAGTTGGGAGGATCTTGCTCGTATGGTAAAGGAAGAGAAGAAATCTGGAAATCCTGTGGCTGGCCTAATTGATCAGCTGCATCTTGAAAGGAATTGCATGACATTGCTACTGAGCAACAATCTTGATGAAATGGATGATGATGAAAAGACACTCCCAGCGGATAAG GTTGAAGTTGATTTGGCACTTTCAGCTCATGCCAATGCTCGACGGTGGTACGAGATGAAGAAAAAGCAAGCGAGCAAACAGGAGAAGACTATCACAGCACATGAGAAGGCTTTTAAGGCAGCTGAGAGAAAGACTCGTCTTCAGCTTTCACAG GAAAAAACTGTTGCAACAATTTCACATATGCGCAAAGTTCATTGGTTTGAGAAATTTAATTGGTTCATCAGCAGTGAAAACTATTTGGTTATTAGTGGACGTGATGCTCAACAGAATGAAATGATCGTCAAGAGATATATGTCAAAGGGGGATCT GTATGTTCATGCAGATTTGCATGGGGCTTCTAGTACAATAATCAAGAATCACAGACTCGAGCTGCCAGTACCACCTCTTACTTTAAACCAAGCAGGATGTTTCACA GTTTGTCATAGCCAGGCATGGGATTCAAAGATTGTTACCAGTGCTTGGTGGGTTTATCCTCACCAGGTTAGTAAAACTGCTCCTACAGGGGAATATCTTACTGTGGGAAGTTTCATGATACGTGGGAAGAAGAATTTTCTTCCTCCACATCCTCTTATAATGGGATTTGGATTATTGTTTCGCTTGGATGAGAGCTCCTTGGGATCACATCTAAATGAAAGGAGGGTGAGGGGCGAGGGGGAAGGGATAAATGATATTGAAGAAAGTGGTCCTCACATAGAAATTTCTGAGTCAGAATCAGATAAAGGTGGTGAAGCAACTGATGTGCCTGCAGTAGCTGCTGAGAACAGTACTAGTTTGAATGATGTTGGTAACCCAAATGTCTCCAACATTGTAGGCGGTGATGTTGCTTCTGTGAGTCCCCAACTTGAGGATCTCCTTGATCGCACTTTAGTGCTTGGATCTGCTAGTCTCTCGGGTAAAACTCCTGTTCTCGACACATCTCTAAATAATTGGGCAGATGAAGATAGCCATGAAGAGAAGAATGCTACAGTTAGGGATAAACCTCATATTTCAAAAGCTGAAAGAAGAAAGCTCAAGAAAGGACCAGGCAGTACTGCTGCCAATGCTAACATTGAGAAGGGCAATGAGAAGGCAAAAGAGAATGGTAATGCTGTCAATGTACCTGGAGATAGTGTGCAGAATAAGAAACCAGGCGGTGGAAAAATAAGCCGTGGGCAGAGGGGCAAACTCAAGAAAATAAAGGAGAAGTATGCTGACCAGGATGAGGAAGAGAGGAGCATTCGGATGGCATTATTAGCT TCATCTGGGAAAGCTAACAAAAATGAAGGTTCTGATGATGGGAAAATTAAAACTGCTGCCAGCGACAACCAGAAACCCAATGCTAGTG gtCCTCAAGATGCCCCAAAAATATGTTATAAATGTAAAAAGGTAGGCCACCTTGCCCGGGATTGTCCTGAACATCCTGATGACACTTTGCATCTTGCAACTGGAGTTGCAGATGATCGCCGTGCAGGTTTGGATGCCAGTAATGAGTTGGATAGGGTGGCCATGGAGGAAGACGATGTCAACGAGATAGGTGAAGAAGAGAAAGGAAGATTAAATGATGTGGATTACTTGACAGGGAATCCTCTTCCCAATGACATTCTCTTATATGCTGTGCCTGTCTGTGGCCCTTATAGTGCAGTGCAATCATACAAGTACCGCGTAAAGATAATTCCAGGAAATGCAAAGAAAGGAAAAG CTGCAAAGACTGCCATGAATCTGTTTAGCCACATGCCGGAAGCAAGTAATAGAGAGAAGGAATTGATGAAAGCATGCACTGATCCCGAGCTAGTAGCTGCAATTATCGGCAATGTGAAGATAACAGCAGCCGGTCTTACTCAATTGAAACAGAAGCAAAAGAAAAGCAAGAAGAGCAGCAAAGGAGAAAATAGAAGCTAA